In a genomic window of Nocardia fluminea:
- a CDS encoding toxin-antitoxin system YwqK family antitoxin codes for MSLFIDINDPELTTVDGRVYYRGEPFTGETVEYLPDFTEIENISYESGYPKGLCGAWYPDGTRRHSGWLERGFKVDHWQYWSPDGTLVQEDNYDTSGCLQNRKRWDSAGTLIEDFDAAALAKPLLPGAVNHKDPELVYDKNHDGLNTYHGRPFTGQAVGYGYNYADGPIVEIEWHVDGYRDGPEFAWHWDGARDHAWVNSRGNPIGLQITWNQDGTPRHREIADDSGKTLLRQRWDDNGELTAYPTETHPDLAHDDPALTTTESGVLQHKGHPFTGRVHTPTHIQDYRDGYPDGLYTEFAEGKVYREGVNSPTGPIGSWYRYRPDGRISEEHHYDRRHRLLLRRQWDEDGALEAPMTGLALQDNRKASE; via the coding sequence GTGTCGCTGTTCATCGACATCAATGACCCCGAACTGACCACCGTCGACGGAAGGGTCTACTACCGCGGCGAACCATTCACCGGCGAAACAGTCGAATACCTCCCCGACTTCACCGAAATCGAAAATATCTCGTATGAGAGCGGCTACCCCAAGGGGTTGTGCGGCGCCTGGTACCCGGACGGAACACGACGGCACTCAGGCTGGCTCGAACGCGGCTTCAAGGTTGATCATTGGCAATACTGGTCACCAGACGGCACGCTCGTCCAAGAAGACAACTACGACACCAGCGGCTGTCTCCAGAACCGCAAACGCTGGGACTCCGCCGGAACCCTCATCGAAGACTTCGACGCCGCGGCGCTTGCCAAACCCCTTCTCCCTGGCGCCGTCAACCACAAAGACCCCGAACTCGTCTACGACAAGAACCACGACGGTCTCAACACCTACCACGGTCGACCATTCACCGGCCAAGCCGTCGGATACGGCTACAACTACGCGGACGGGCCCATAGTAGAAATCGAATGGCACGTCGACGGCTACCGCGACGGCCCCGAATTCGCGTGGCACTGGGACGGCGCACGGGACCACGCCTGGGTCAATAGCCGGGGGAACCCCATAGGTCTCCAAATCACCTGGAACCAGGACGGCACCCCGCGACACCGCGAAATCGCCGACGACTCCGGGAAGACTTTGCTCCGACAGCGCTGGGACGACAACGGCGAGCTCACCGCCTACCCCACCGAAACCCACCCCGATCTCGCCCACGACGATCCAGCCCTCACAACCACTGAATCCGGTGTCCTCCAGCACAAAGGTCACCCCTTCACCGGACGAGTCCACACCCCCACACACATTCAGGACTACCGCGACGGCTATCCAGACGGCCTCTATACCGAATTCGCCGAGGGGAAGGTTTACCGCGAAGGTGTCAACAGCCCCACCGGCCCCATCGGATCCTGGTATCGGTACCGCCCCGACGGCCGAATCAGCGAAGAACACCACTACGACAGGCGCCATCGCCTGTTACTCCGCCGACAATGGGATGAGGATGGCGCACTCGAGGCTCCCATGACCGGCCTCGCACTCCAGGACAACAGGAAGGCAAGCGAATGA
- a CDS encoding DUF6301 family protein, whose product MTTWRTMPSTDAADLADRLAALDWSWTMDDAPAIVEQFGWHTLSSRPRRIMLDIGFGPDSGTIQAKNGEVTRIELQLTDYAEPSEKPAVKTAFTDYAQAISEQLGEPTARVKAPTPQIRWAGPDTTVVLILSTASIWLNLVTNTRLSADDRNLQLDNQGLL is encoded by the coding sequence ATGACCACATGGCGAACGATGCCGTCAACCGACGCCGCCGACCTGGCCGACAGACTCGCCGCCCTCGACTGGTCATGGACCATGGACGACGCCCCCGCGATTGTCGAACAATTCGGCTGGCACACCCTCTCCAGCCGACCGCGCCGAATCATGCTCGACATCGGATTCGGCCCCGACAGCGGGACCATCCAAGCCAAGAACGGTGAGGTAACCCGCATCGAGCTACAGCTCACCGACTACGCGGAACCCAGCGAAAAGCCCGCAGTGAAAACAGCTTTCACCGACTACGCGCAGGCGATCAGCGAGCAGCTCGGTGAGCCGACCGCCCGCGTGAAGGCGCCGACCCCGCAAATTCGTTGGGCAGGCCCCGACACGACCGTCGTCCTCATTCTCTCCACCGCGTCGATCTGGCTGAACCTGGTCACCAATACCCGCCTTAGCGCCGACGACCGCAACCTCCAACTCGACAACCAGGGCCTGTTGTGA
- a CDS encoding TY-Chap domain-containing protein translates to MTDWEEFARALAGELAAAPDTTVLVIGEAAPSGSRRFAQFRKTSESVLAELTGNAWLDPASHPDDAGWRAITRAGWRPPDRDHCDNWWAEFTSPVGIEGYRRLAAITVTGLRDGFAIDSPLTLVYQGWVERAGNSNLHLPGLGIPDAG, encoded by the coding sequence GTGACCGACTGGGAAGAATTCGCCCGTGCGCTGGCCGGCGAGCTCGCCGCCGCCCCCGACACCACAGTTCTGGTGATCGGCGAAGCGGCACCCTCCGGTTCGCGCCGCTTCGCTCAATTTCGCAAGACGAGCGAATCGGTCCTGGCCGAACTCACCGGCAACGCGTGGCTCGACCCCGCATCCCACCCCGACGACGCGGGCTGGCGAGCTATCACCCGGGCCGGCTGGCGCCCACCCGACCGAGACCACTGCGACAACTGGTGGGCCGAGTTCACCTCACCGGTCGGTATCGAGGGCTACCGGCGCCTCGCGGCGATCACCGTCACCGGCCTGCGAGACGGCTTCGCCATCGACTCCCCCCTGACGCTGGTCTACCAGGGCTGGGTAGAGCGGGCCGGAAACAGCAATCTGCATCTGCCCGGCCTCGGCATCCCGGACGCTGGTTGA
- a CDS encoding WXG100 family type VII secretion target yields the protein MTFEYDADDFRTAAGKSRNVSNQLTGIINTLNSSLTGRGNVWGNDKLGQSFNNGPGGDDGYDSSWTNTSENVKTMATSMSDFADGQTESADYIDKMEKGNRDGLT from the coding sequence ATGACATTCGAATACGACGCCGACGACTTCCGGACCGCGGCCGGCAAGTCACGCAATGTCAGCAACCAACTCACCGGCATCATCAATACGCTGAACAGTTCGTTGACCGGCCGCGGAAACGTGTGGGGCAACGACAAACTCGGCCAATCCTTCAACAACGGTCCCGGCGGCGACGACGGCTACGACTCCTCGTGGACCAACACCAGCGAGAACGTCAAGACCATGGCCACGTCCATGAGTGACTTCGCCGACGGCCAGACCGAGAGCGCCGACTACATCGACAAGATGGAAAAGGGCAACCGCGACGGCCTGACCTAG
- a CDS encoding ESX secretion-associated protein EspG, which translates to MSHTWEFTDVEFKVLWDRLVGGHMPRPLSFLSTTMLMYDFDQEKYDTWQRLQSEIDPALRTALDVLARPDVYLRLRAWNDRERDDAQRWVKARAARAGANGYVIRQLPGATPAHSGGFVLTDCGPHGLTEAILDMMPKVGPGKGGVIPLVTDRQPDHDPYAARASMVFDEADTGIARRSAEFFEIPADRTGTINILQNQSMFGSRGMHRDILVWRDLPDDGRYVIELPNENPTAAPISRADLADKVDSSIERMMSRVESHWEASA; encoded by the coding sequence ATGAGCCACACCTGGGAATTCACCGATGTCGAGTTCAAGGTGCTGTGGGACCGGCTGGTCGGCGGCCACATGCCGCGTCCGCTGAGCTTCCTGTCCACCACCATGCTGATGTACGACTTCGATCAGGAGAAGTACGACACCTGGCAGCGTCTGCAATCCGAGATCGACCCCGCGCTGAGGACGGCGCTGGATGTGCTGGCGCGCCCGGATGTCTATCTCCGGCTGCGGGCATGGAACGACCGCGAACGCGACGACGCGCAGCGGTGGGTCAAAGCACGCGCCGCGCGGGCGGGCGCCAATGGTTACGTCATCCGCCAGTTGCCCGGTGCCACACCGGCCCACAGCGGCGGCTTCGTCTTGACCGATTGCGGCCCGCACGGTCTCACCGAGGCGATCCTCGACATGATGCCGAAGGTCGGGCCGGGCAAGGGCGGGGTGATTCCGCTGGTCACCGACCGGCAACCCGATCACGATCCTTACGCCGCACGCGCCTCGATGGTGTTCGACGAGGCCGATACCGGCATCGCTCGCCGCAGCGCGGAATTCTTCGAGATACCCGCCGACCGCACCGGCACCATCAATATCCTGCAGAACCAGTCCATGTTCGGCTCGCGTGGCATGCACCGCGACATCCTGGTATGGCGTGATCTTCCGGACGACGGCCGCTACGTCATCGAACTTCCCAACGAAAACCCCACCGCCGCACCGATATCGCGGGCCGACCTCGCGGACAAGGTCGACTCGTCGATCGAGCGCATGATGTCGCGCGTGGAATCGCACTGGGAGGCAAGCGCTTAG